One window from the genome of Lentibacillus daqui encodes:
- a CDS encoding ArsR/SmtB family transcription factor has product MEKQEKAYTDLDEETLFVVSQTFKALGDPTRIRILHLLFHKACSVNEIAKNLHLRQSTVSHQLRFLKNLRLVTYRREGTTLYYSPDDEHVMDMLKQTIEHACHS; this is encoded by the coding sequence ATGGAAAAACAGGAAAAAGCGTACACGGATCTTGATGAAGAAACACTTTTCGTCGTCTCACAAACTTTTAAGGCTTTAGGAGATCCAACGAGAATTCGAATTCTGCATTTGCTGTTTCATAAAGCGTGTTCAGTTAACGAAATTGCCAAGAACCTGCATCTGAGGCAATCAACCGTATCCCATCAATTACGTTTTTTGAAAAATTTACGGCTTGTGACATACCGACGGGAAGGAACGACATTGTATTATTCGCCTGATGATGAACATGTAATGGATATGCTGAAACAAACCATTGAACATGCTTGTCATAGCTAG
- a CDS encoding cation diffusion facilitator family transporter, with the protein MGHDHGHDHTHGANKKALTISFIITTTYMIIEAIGGFFTNSLALLSDAGHMLSDSISLGVGVLAFIMGEKMANHSKTYGYKRFEILAALFNGITLVIIAGYVLYEGIQRFTSPATVASTGMLIIATIGLLVNVTVAWILMRGDTEENLNLRAAFLHVLGDMLGSIGAILAALLIMLFQWEWADPLASMIVAVLILISGFRVAKDAIHVLMEGTPKSIVLDDIIATIESVSGIESIHDLHVWSITSGQNALSCHAVVDDKLTIHDSQALLRTIEHKLAHKGIGHVTIQMENISHPHNNTLMCQQQDEH; encoded by the coding sequence ATGGGACACGATCACGGTCATGATCATACACATGGCGCTAATAAAAAGGCTTTAACAATTAGTTTCATCATCACAACGACCTATATGATTATCGAAGCGATCGGCGGATTTTTCACCAATAGTCTCGCTTTATTATCAGACGCCGGACATATGCTGAGCGATTCAATCTCATTAGGTGTTGGTGTACTTGCTTTCATTATGGGTGAAAAAATGGCCAATCACAGTAAAACGTATGGCTATAAACGATTTGAAATCCTGGCTGCCCTATTTAATGGAATTACATTGGTTATCATCGCCGGTTATGTGCTTTACGAGGGTATTCAGCGGTTTACTTCACCTGCAACGGTTGCCTCAACGGGGATGTTAATCATTGCTACCATCGGGTTGCTTGTCAATGTTACAGTTGCCTGGATATTAATGCGTGGGGACACGGAAGAAAATTTAAACTTACGCGCAGCATTTCTGCATGTTCTTGGCGATATGTTAGGATCAATCGGTGCAATCCTCGCAGCACTTTTGATCATGCTCTTTCAATGGGAGTGGGCCGATCCGCTTGCTAGTATGATTGTAGCAGTACTTATTCTGATCAGCGGTTTTCGTGTTGCCAAAGATGCCATTCATGTGCTGATGGAAGGTACTCCAAAAAGTATTGTACTTGATGATATCATTGCAACCATTGAGAGTGTTTCCGGCATCGAAAGCATTCATGATTTGCACGTATGGAGCATTACCAGTGGACAAAACGCTTTATCCTGTCACGCTGTCGTTGATGATAAGTTAACGATTCATGACAGTCAAGCTTTATTACGAACCATTGAACATAAGCTGGCACACAAAGGGATTGGTCATGTTACCATTCAAATGGAAAATATCAGTCACCCACATAACAACACGTTAATGTGCCAGCAACAGGATGAGCATTAA
- a CDS encoding YcnI family copper-binding membrane protein has translation MKNKTIWTIPVMAVIFLLAIAPIAEAHVTVHPSESSTNAYEKYTVRIPVEKDAHTTKVELEVPDGINLISVQPMEDWDYQLKKDDNDMITSVTWTAADKGIGPNEFIEFPFIAANPSEPGEFSWKAYQTYDDGSVVEWNGAPDADEPASVTKVVKGDAVSPHGNNTAGTDTAHETADDQQTSGSGTSSWLPVILSVVAILLALISLFRKRA, from the coding sequence ATGAAAAACAAGACGATATGGACTATTCCTGTTATGGCGGTAATTTTCCTGTTGGCTATAGCACCAATCGCTGAAGCCCATGTCACGGTGCACCCAAGCGAAAGTTCTACAAATGCATACGAAAAATATACAGTACGGATTCCGGTAGAAAAGGATGCTCATACAACAAAAGTAGAGCTGGAGGTCCCGGATGGAATCAATCTTATTTCTGTTCAGCCGATGGAAGATTGGGACTACCAATTAAAAAAAGATGATAATGATATGATTACATCGGTGACCTGGACAGCAGCGGATAAAGGAATCGGACCAAATGAATTCATCGAGTTTCCATTTATTGCGGCCAACCCGAGTGAACCCGGAGAATTCAGCTGGAAAGCGTATCAGACATATGATGATGGATCGGTTGTGGAATGGAATGGCGCACCTGATGCAGATGAACCGGCTTCTGTAACCAAGGTAGTCAAAGGAGATGCAGTTTCACCACATGGGAACAATACAGCCGGGACCGATACGGCTCATGAAACAGCTGACGACCAGCAAACATCCGGATCCGGTACGAGCAGCTGGTTACCTGTGATTTTATCAGTAGTAGCGATTTTGTTAGCACTGATAAGCTTATTTCGGAAACGGGCATAA
- a CDS encoding copper resistance CopC/CopD family protein, whose amino-acid sequence MNHTGTYLFHKKVMNRCAMLIVLLFAFGLAFLYTPAAEAHSTLLETTPAEKVVTEDSPPTLKLRFNEPVEQDLATVTIYDWNAKPVFNGNPDGGGSVRAPLLEFSLPKLKEGTYTVKWSVVSLDGHPVSGSYVFAVGKATEGGVKSVAGNGGQASLIVSRTIAQGLLLLGAGLFWFGWLAERQGFPGLTSLFGRGRTIAMILLVLATIGELITYALELPPGLVQMVFNGRWDILTEFPFVLMLFTQLFFLVLLCIPGMVNGWYLFMWFALAVIPAFGGHVWGIENPYLAVIPRIIHQLSIALWLGALGYVILLIHWHRKQATDVSWKEFRPFFVYKMMVASGLVVLSGIIMVFLQTGWTAVITDWMGWSTLLLLKVIFTIVMLGLALFQTLTWKKRGSFTTKKVVRVEWIIGLAVILLGVWMSQTAYPVAVKSYDSTLTADQVEAQIHIDKLQRGEQILTASIGNVDGKKPEKINIAISMPDHGMKAGPFPAKKGKSGDYFVTLPFSMSGTWRLNIVASYPDGEEKEWTDDIFIAGNGNS is encoded by the coding sequence TTGAATCATACAGGAACTTATTTGTTTCATAAGAAGGTGATGAACCGTTGTGCCATGCTTATCGTACTTTTATTTGCCTTTGGACTTGCCTTTCTTTACACCCCCGCCGCAGAGGCACATTCTACTTTACTGGAAACAACGCCAGCGGAGAAGGTAGTTACTGAGGATTCCCCACCGACCTTGAAATTGCGTTTTAATGAGCCAGTTGAACAGGATTTAGCAACAGTTACCATCTATGATTGGAATGCAAAACCGGTGTTTAACGGAAATCCGGATGGGGGTGGATCAGTGAGAGCTCCACTTCTGGAATTTTCCCTGCCAAAATTAAAAGAAGGTACATATACAGTAAAATGGAGCGTCGTATCACTGGACGGCCATCCGGTTAGTGGTTCCTACGTTTTTGCGGTTGGGAAGGCGACAGAAGGCGGTGTTAAATCTGTTGCAGGTAATGGGGGACAGGCATCACTGATTGTTTCCCGGACGATCGCACAGGGTTTGCTGTTACTTGGAGCTGGCCTATTCTGGTTTGGCTGGCTGGCAGAAAGGCAAGGTTTTCCTGGTCTTACCAGTTTATTTGGACGGGGCAGAACTATCGCAATGATTTTGCTTGTTCTGGCAACAATTGGAGAACTCATTACTTATGCACTGGAGCTTCCGCCGGGTTTGGTGCAAATGGTATTTAACGGAAGATGGGATATATTAACGGAATTTCCTTTTGTACTTATGCTATTTACCCAACTATTTTTCCTTGTTTTGTTATGTATTCCGGGAATGGTTAATGGCTGGTATTTATTTATGTGGTTCGCGTTAGCTGTTATTCCAGCCTTTGGAGGGCATGTATGGGGAATCGAAAACCCCTATCTTGCCGTCATACCCCGGATCATTCACCAGTTATCCATTGCTTTATGGCTTGGTGCACTCGGTTATGTGATTCTACTTATCCATTGGCATCGAAAACAGGCTACAGATGTTTCATGGAAGGAATTCAGACCTTTTTTTGTATATAAGATGATGGTTGCATCCGGGTTGGTCGTTTTATCCGGGATCATCATGGTCTTTCTTCAAACAGGCTGGACGGCGGTGATTACTGATTGGATGGGCTGGAGTACGTTGTTGCTCCTAAAAGTTATTTTCACTATTGTTATGCTGGGTTTGGCATTATTCCAAACGTTAACATGGAAAAAGCGGGGGAGCTTTACGACAAAAAAGGTCGTTCGTGTGGAATGGATAATTGGTTTGGCTGTCATCTTATTGGGTGTGTGGATGAGTCAAACCGCCTATCCGGTCGCGGTCAAATCATATGATAGCACGTTAACTGCAGATCAAGTAGAGGCACAAATCCACATTGATAAGCTCCAGCGTGGCGAACAAATCTTGACAGCCAGCATTGGCAATGTAGACGGAAAGAAGCCTGAAAAAATAAATATTGCAATTTCGATGCCGGATCATGGGATGAAAGCTGGTCCGTTCCCGGCGAAAAAAGGAAAGTCCGGTGATTACTTTGTGACATTACCGTTCTCCATGTCAGGAACCTGGCGCCTTAATATCGTTGCTTCATATCCCGATGGAGAGGAAAAAGAATGGACGGATGATATTTTTATTGCGGGAAATGGCAATAGTTGA
- a CDS encoding FixH family protein, whose product MKKYVLAIVLLTMAVLTACGNDDNNSDSDEVKMLDVDFAVPETAKVGEPVKLQATVTYGGDEVENADDVVFEYWEKGDEDNSTKVDADNNNDGTYSKKVTFDHEGVFEMYSHVDAEGLHTMPKKSITIEKK is encoded by the coding sequence ATGAAAAAGTATGTTTTAGCGATCGTACTGTTGACCATGGCTGTACTGACAGCGTGTGGCAATGATGATAATAACAGTGATTCGGACGAGGTAAAAATGCTTGATGTTGATTTCGCGGTTCCGGAAACGGCAAAAGTGGGAGAACCAGTAAAATTGCAAGCAACAGTAACCTATGGTGGGGACGAGGTTGAAAATGCAGATGATGTTGTTTTTGAATATTGGGAAAAAGGCGATGAAGATAATAGCACCAAAGTGGACGCAGACAATAATAACGATGGAACATATTCCAAAAAGGTAACGTTTGATCATGAAGGTGTTTTTGAAATGTATTCCCATGTCGACGCGGAAGGTTTGCATACGATGCCGAAAAAATCAATCACGATTGAAAAGAAATAG
- the uraA gene encoding uracil permease, with protein sequence MAHKEIQVHERLPILQSLPLGIQHLFAMFGSNVLVPVLFGIDPATILLMNGVGTIIYLLITKGKIPAYLGSSFAFISPAFVILNQYAGISGYGYVLGGFLVVGIILCVVGGIVKLIGTAWIDIIFPPAAMGAIVAVIGLELVPTATEMAGWIAPADADADWAMDPKVALVALLTLLITIICWVTLRGFLKIIPILIGIIIGYMIAYAFGLVDFTKVQEAAWITMPTFYQMKIDWSAILVILPAALVIIPEHIGHLFVTGNIVKSDLTKDPGLDRSLFGNGISTIVSSFIGSTPNTTYGENIGVLAITRVYSTWIIGLAAIFSIILSFCGKLAALISSIPSPVMGGISLLLFGIIAASGIRMLVEAKVDYSRSQNLILTCVVLVIGISGATVKLGSVELTGMGLATIVAIILGLFFKLLDVLKLSNE encoded by the coding sequence ATGGCACATAAAGAAATCCAGGTTCATGAACGTTTACCTATCTTGCAAAGCTTACCATTAGGAATTCAGCATTTATTCGCTATGTTTGGCTCCAATGTCTTGGTACCGGTACTATTCGGCATTGACCCGGCAACCATTCTATTAATGAATGGCGTTGGCACGATTATCTATCTATTGATTACCAAAGGAAAGATCCCTGCTTACCTTGGATCCAGTTTTGCATTTATATCCCCTGCCTTCGTTATTTTAAACCAGTATGCAGGTATATCCGGATATGGTTATGTGCTTGGCGGTTTCCTCGTAGTTGGTATCATCCTCTGTGTGGTCGGCGGGATCGTCAAACTCATAGGCACAGCATGGATTGATATTATTTTTCCACCAGCCGCAATGGGTGCGATTGTTGCGGTGATTGGGCTGGAATTGGTCCCGACTGCAACGGAAATGGCTGGCTGGATTGCCCCGGCGGACGCTGATGCTGACTGGGCGATGGATCCGAAAGTTGCCCTTGTTGCATTGTTAACCCTGTTAATCACCATTATCTGTTGGGTTACATTGCGAGGCTTCTTAAAGATTATTCCGATTCTGATTGGTATTATCATCGGCTACATGATTGCCTATGCTTTTGGATTGGTCGATTTTACAAAAGTGCAGGAAGCTGCCTGGATCACGATGCCAACATTTTATCAAATGAAAATCGACTGGTCGGCAATTCTTGTTATTTTACCTGCCGCTCTGGTTATCATCCCAGAGCATATCGGCCATTTGTTTGTAACAGGTAATATTGTTAAAAGTGATCTAACGAAAGATCCCGGGCTCGATCGGTCATTATTCGGAAACGGGATTTCAACAATTGTTTCCAGTTTTATCGGTTCTACACCAAACACAACTTATGGAGAAAATATCGGTGTACTCGCGATTACCAGAGTATACTCGACCTGGATTATTGGGCTGGCTGCGATATTTTCTATTATTCTATCGTTTTGTGGTAAATTGGCCGCCCTTATCTCATCGATTCCGTCACCAGTAATGGGTGGGATTTCGCTACTATTATTTGGAATCATTGCCGCGAGTGGGATTCGCATGCTGGTAGAGGCAAAAGTGGATTATAGCCGCTCACAAAATTTAATCCTTACCTGTGTGGTTCTTGTCATCGGCATTAGTGGTGCTACCGTAAAGCTTGGCTCTGTCGAATTAACGGGTATGGGGCTGGCAACGATCGTAGCAATTATTCTTGGTTTGTTCTTTAAATTGCTGGACGTGTTGAAACTATCGAATGAATGA
- a CDS encoding cysteine hydrolase family protein, whose translation MNQALLVIDAQQELINGNVNEKGVFNKAMLLENINRVIKKALASDCLVVFVRDKDVAEGKGKGFEIHQDIDTPRTSIVFDKEATNSFHGTSLLDYLKDNSAEHLVVMGCKTEHCIDTAVRTATVNGFDVTLVGDGHSTTDSQSLTAEQIISHHNEILHGHYNVEHFSVVRDASDDLFQPNHNDYR comes from the coding sequence ATGAATCAAGCATTGTTGGTCATCGATGCACAGCAGGAATTAATTAATGGTAATGTTAACGAGAAGGGCGTTTTCAATAAGGCAATGCTGTTGGAGAACATTAATAGAGTGATAAAAAAGGCTCTGGCATCAGATTGTTTAGTTGTTTTCGTTAGAGATAAGGATGTTGCTGAAGGCAAAGGTAAAGGATTCGAAATCCATCAAGATATCGATACTCCCCGGACGTCAATCGTGTTTGATAAAGAGGCGACGAATTCGTTTCATGGCACTTCATTACTGGATTATTTAAAAGATAATAGTGCCGAACATCTCGTAGTTATGGGCTGTAAAACTGAGCACTGTATTGATACGGCAGTCAGAACAGCAACCGTGAATGGTTTTGATGTGACCCTGGTAGGTGATGGGCATTCAACGACAGATTCCCAAAGTTTGACTGCCGAACAGATCATCAGCCATCATAATGAAATTCTTCACGGGCACTACAACGTGGAGCATTTTTCAGTGGTCAGGGATGCTAGTGATGATTTGTTTCAACCCAACCATAACGATTATCGATAA
- a CDS encoding aldo/keto reductase, translating into MKKIKLGNSALEVGEISLGCMRMHELSKKEASYVIENAMDVGIDLFDHADIYGGGESEEVFSEAIDMNDDVREKMKLQTKCGIRDGFFDFSKKHILESVEGSLRRLKTDYIDSLLLHRPDALVEPEELAEAFSALKESGKVRYFGVSNQNPMQMELLRKELKEDIIVNQLQLSIVHTPMIDAGLHVNMQHDPAIVREGSVLDYCRLHDITIQAWSPFQHGMIEGTFVGNEAFPKVNAKLQELAEKKGVTDSAIAIAWILRHPASIQPVVGTMNPKRLQDIAKASDVNLTREEWYELYRAAGNVLP; encoded by the coding sequence TTGAAAAAGATCAAATTAGGTAACAGTGCCTTAGAGGTTGGCGAAATTTCCTTAGGTTGTATGCGTATGCATGAACTCAGTAAAAAAGAGGCATCCTATGTGATTGAAAATGCCATGGATGTAGGGATCGATTTATTTGACCATGCTGATATTTATGGCGGAGGAGAGTCAGAAGAAGTATTTTCGGAAGCGATTGATATGAATGACGATGTTCGGGAAAAAATGAAGCTACAGACGAAATGTGGGATTCGCGACGGCTTTTTTGATTTTTCCAAAAAACATATTCTCGAATCTGTTGAAGGTAGTCTCCGGCGCTTAAAAACCGATTATATCGACAGTCTGCTGCTTCATCGCCCGGATGCTCTTGTTGAACCGGAAGAGTTGGCTGAGGCTTTTTCTGCGTTAAAGGAAAGCGGGAAGGTTCGCTATTTCGGAGTCAGCAACCAGAACCCGATGCAAATGGAACTATTGAGAAAAGAGCTGAAGGAAGATATTATCGTAAACCAGTTGCAATTAAGTATTGTACATACGCCGATGATAGATGCGGGACTTCATGTGAACATGCAGCACGATCCGGCGATTGTCAGGGAAGGCAGTGTTCTCGATTATTGTCGCCTACATGATATCACGATCCAGGCATGGTCCCCGTTTCAGCACGGAATGATCGAAGGAACCTTTGTTGGCAATGAGGCGTTTCCGAAAGTCAATGCGAAACTGCAAGAACTCGCTGAGAAAAAGGGGGTAACGGATTCCGCGATTGCGATTGCATGGATCTTGCGGCATCCAGCCAGCATCCAACCGGTTGTCGGGACAATGAATCCGAAACGTTTACAAGACATCGCAAAAGCTTCTGATGTTAACCTGACAAGGGAAGAATGGTATGAACTGTATCGTGCAGCAGGAAATGTTTTGCCTTAG
- a CDS encoding ABC transporter permease, translating to MNKCYFNGTQQLTVFIFKQLRVKILIWLISLIGITLSVAAAYQSIYKDEQSRQAIFLTMDNPAMVSMLGPGYDMEDYLHSIGAMFANEMLLFTAIAVAIMNILIVTRATRGDEEDGRLEMIRALPVGRLSSLSAVMIGVVATNVLLAILTGIGLASLGIEGMNIEGCFLYGFILGATGLLFAAFTAVFAQTSETSRGTTMCAFMVLIIAYLVRAIGDVSSDTLSWISPLGWTVRSDVFSDNDWLPVILLFIFAIVFGVVAFCLHAIRDLGSGFISARKGKTHASAFLQTPIGLTLRLQRTNIIAWSIGLLALSASFGAILGDLETYFSDIELVQAFVDMKSDATMTEQFITLLMAIMSLISLIPVIMVGLRLKGEETRNLTENIYSRAVSRTRVLGTYCLLAVAVSFTMQSLVALGLWSAGVVVMDEGLSFGTTFASAYVYLPAIWTVVGLVIVLIGIIPKYAELIWLYVVYCFIVIYLGELLDFPEWMNHISVFAYIPQIPVDDMNFLALMGLTLSSIVLTIIGSMGYNKRDIVG from the coding sequence ATGAACAAGTGTTATTTTAACGGAACACAGCAATTAACCGTATTCATTTTTAAACAACTACGGGTTAAAATTCTTATTTGGCTCATTAGCCTGATAGGAATTACCTTGTCGGTTGCCGCTGCTTATCAAAGCATTTACAAGGATGAGCAATCAAGGCAAGCTATTTTTCTAACAATGGATAATCCAGCAATGGTGTCGATGCTCGGACCGGGTTATGACATGGAGGATTATTTACATTCAATCGGTGCGATGTTTGCCAATGAAATGTTACTTTTTACAGCAATTGCAGTTGCTATCATGAATATTTTAATTGTAACACGTGCTACCCGTGGCGATGAAGAGGATGGTCGTTTGGAAATGATTCGGGCTCTACCAGTTGGCCGCCTATCCAGTTTAAGCGCAGTAATGATTGGCGTCGTAGCAACCAATGTTTTACTGGCGATTTTGACAGGGATTGGTTTAGCATCGCTAGGGATAGAGGGTATGAATATTGAAGGTTGTTTCTTGTATGGTTTCATTTTGGGTGCAACAGGACTTCTGTTTGCTGCCTTTACTGCAGTGTTTGCCCAAACCTCAGAAACTTCAAGAGGAACCACGATGTGTGCTTTCATGGTTTTAATAATAGCTTACCTTGTTCGCGCAATAGGAGATGTAAGCAGTGATACACTGTCATGGATATCACCACTTGGCTGGACTGTCAGGTCTGACGTTTTCAGCGATAATGATTGGTTACCGGTTATATTGTTATTCATATTTGCCATCGTGTTTGGAGTGGTTGCCTTCTGCTTACATGCCATTCGTGATTTAGGGTCGGGATTTATATCGGCACGAAAAGGTAAAACGCATGCCTCAGCTTTTTTACAAACACCAATCGGCCTTACGCTAAGGTTACAGCGTACAAATATCATCGCTTGGTCAATTGGGCTGTTGGCGCTCAGTGCATCTTTTGGAGCGATATTGGGTGATTTGGAGACATATTTTTCCGATATCGAACTGGTGCAGGCATTTGTAGACATGAAGTCAGATGCTACGATGACTGAACAGTTTATCACATTATTAATGGCAATTATGTCATTGATAAGCCTCATTCCCGTCATAATGGTAGGATTAAGATTAAAAGGAGAGGAAACCAGGAATCTCACAGAAAATATATATAGTCGTGCGGTATCTCGAACGCGTGTGTTGGGAACGTATTGTTTGCTGGCGGTTGCAGTTAGTTTTACCATGCAATCACTTGTTGCATTAGGATTATGGTCGGCTGGCGTAGTGGTGATGGATGAAGGTTTATCTTTTGGTACAACTTTTGCATCCGCCTATGTTTATTTACCGGCGATATGGACTGTGGTTGGCCTTGTTATTGTTTTAATCGGGATCATCCCGAAATATGCTGAATTGATTTGGCTTTATGTAGTCTATTGTTTCATTGTCATCTATCTTGGTGAATTGCTTGATTTTCCGGAGTGGATGAATCATATTTCCGTTTTTGCATATATCCCGCAAATTCCCGTCGATGATATGAATTTTCTGGCGTTGATGGGTTTAACGTTGAGTTCTATTGTATTAACTATCATTGGATCGATGGGTTATAATAAGCGTGATATTGTTGGATAG
- a CDS encoding ABC transporter ATP-binding protein, whose protein sequence is MPILKASHLSKRFGKFTALDGVSMEVNEGEVYGFIGPNGAGKSTTIRILLGMLKATQGKATIFGKDVWNDAVDIHKRIAYVPGDVNLWPNLTGGEVIDLFIKMNGGTDHKKRQNLIRKFDFDPTKKCRAYSKGNRQKVALIAAFALDADFYILDEPTSGLDPLMENIFQECVLDAKKAGKSVLLSSHILSEVEKLCDRVGIIRQGKMVETGTLDELRHLTRTNLTIKTKEPIASLTEQKGIHHLQEKDSEITFQVDTEEMDAIIRYISKFGILKLESAPPTLEDLFMRHYQETPHINARVEG, encoded by the coding sequence ATGCCTATTTTAAAAGCAAGTCATTTATCAAAAAGGTTCGGCAAGTTTACTGCATTGGATGGTGTAAGTATGGAGGTGAATGAGGGGGAGGTGTATGGTTTTATAGGGCCGAATGGAGCAGGGAAATCAACAACCATTCGAATATTACTGGGTATGTTAAAGGCCACACAGGGAAAGGCTACAATTTTTGGTAAAGATGTTTGGAACGATGCGGTTGATATTCATAAGCGTATTGCTTACGTGCCAGGTGATGTGAATCTATGGCCGAATCTTACGGGTGGGGAAGTGATTGATCTTTTTATCAAAATGAATGGAGGTACCGATCATAAAAAACGGCAAAACTTAATAAGGAAGTTTGATTTTGATCCAACGAAAAAGTGCAGGGCGTATTCGAAAGGGAATAGACAAAAGGTTGCCTTAATAGCTGCATTCGCATTGGATGCGGATTTTTATATTTTAGATGAGCCAACTTCAGGGCTCGACCCCTTGATGGAAAATATCTTCCAGGAATGTGTATTAGATGCCAAAAAAGCAGGTAAAAGTGTACTGCTTTCCAGTCATATTTTATCGGAGGTAGAAAAATTATGCGACCGGGTAGGGATTATTCGCCAAGGTAAGATGGTTGAAACAGGAACATTGGATGAACTGAGACATTTAACCCGTACCAATTTAACGATAAAAACAAAAGAACCAATTGCCTCTCTTACTGAACAAAAGGGGATTCATCATTTGCAAGAGAAAGATTCAGAGATTACATTTCAAGTGGATACAGAGGAAATGGATGCAATAATCCGGTACATTAGCAAATTTGGTATTTTAAAATTAGAAAGCGCCCCACCAACATTAGAGGATTTATTTATGCGGCATTATCAGGAAACTCCGCACATCAATGCCAGAGTGGAGGGGTAG
- a CDS encoding TetR/AcrR family transcriptional regulator, with product MDGFEKRRIQKKNDILKAALALFMEYGIQKVSIAEIANKAHVSQVTIYNYFESKDNLVRFVFKFYVDQVWDEQKQFLNSDLPFNEKIKKIIFEKSMATKQMSERFFQDFMKDYASGQSYVEEIYKNEALPLLIQFFDEGRKQGYIDSSISNESILFYMQMFQEYLQREEVAKMALPIAEDLTKLFFYGIVGKGED from the coding sequence GTGGATGGTTTTGAAAAACGCAGAATACAAAAGAAAAACGATATATTAAAGGCGGCATTAGCCTTATTTATGGAATACGGTATACAAAAGGTATCGATTGCCGAGATAGCCAACAAGGCACATGTATCTCAAGTCACTATCTATAATTACTTTGAAAGCAAAGATAATTTGGTTCGTTTCGTCTTTAAGTTTTATGTCGATCAAGTATGGGATGAACAGAAACAATTCCTGAACAGTGACCTTCCATTTAATGAAAAAATAAAAAAGATTATATTTGAAAAAAGTATGGCAACCAAACAGATGAGTGAACGGTTTTTTCAAGATTTTATGAAAGATTACGCCAGCGGACAAAGCTATGTTGAAGAAATATACAAGAATGAAGCACTGCCGCTCCTTATTCAATTTTTCGATGAAGGAAGGAAACAGGGCTATATTGATTCATCAATTTCAAATGAATCAATCTTATTTTATATGCAGATGTTTCAGGAGTACCTACAACGTGAGGAGGTTGCTAAAATGGCGCTTCCCATAGCAGAGGATCTTACCAAGCTATTCTTTTACGGCATCGTTGGAAAAGGAGAAGATTAG